The Hordeum vulgare subsp. vulgare chromosome 7H, MorexV3_pseudomolecules_assembly, whole genome shotgun sequence DNA window TGGGTCGGGGTTGACACGGATGAGAATCTAGCAATCTTAGCGGCTGCCTCCACGATGCTTTCATTGTACGAATATATGACTCCAACCCGAAACCCTGCCAGAGATAGGTCTTTTGAGAGTCCGTAGATTATGTGAACCCTGCCTCTGTCAAAGTCTTCTAGCTCGTTCACAACCTCTGCCACGCTGACAAATTCACCACTTCCAAATGTTGAACCGGCAAACACTTCATCAGAAATTAAGTGTATGTTCTTCTCTGTAGCAAAGTCCAGAAGATCACTCAGTGTTTGCTTGGGCACAAAGCTTCCTGTAGGGTTGGAAGGATTAGATATGAGAACCCCACGAACCCTTACTCCTCGCTTCTTTGCCTGGTTATAGGCTATTTCTAGAGCAGTGATACTGATGTTGAAGTTGTCGGTGCTCCGGCAAGGAACGGGTATCAACTCAATACCAGTTCGCCATTTTATGTCCCTGTCCCATCTGTGGAAATAAAGTCACAAATTAAGGACTTCGCTCTGAACACCAAACAATGATTATAAAACACGCATGCGAGCAAGCAGATCGACATACCCAGGGTAGTATGGTGACGGAACAAGAAATGCATTTCCTGGATCAGCAATACAGAAGCTCAGTATTTCCATTGCAGGCGTCGCACCAGATGTTATCACCATTTGAGATGGATCAAAGGATACTGACTCTTGCATGATTTGCCTCATAAATCCAGCAAGAGCCTGAAAATGAAATCAAACAGTTTATATTGGAAAATTACCCCATGAGGAAAAACAGTTTATATTGGAAAATTACCCCATGAGGAAAAACAGTTTATATTGGAAAATTACCCcattaggaaaaataaaaagcttAGCCATGGAAACTAGTTTGATTATCTGGTGCCAGAACCAAAATATACTAATAAAAACTTAAAGAGTTTTCTGTACCAACTTAATGACCATCTAGCTAATACAGGACGAGCAACAACATATTAATGTGGAAAAGAGGGTGGCATCTCAGCATAATTTCTGCATGACGTGTGCCCAAAGGGGCTCATCATTAAATTTATTTTCTAATATATCAACATGATAGCACGTCTTAAAGTACGCTATCGTTTCGGTATTAATCTTGAAAAATAACTACCAGAATTGAGGTCAAGAGTAAAACAGAAGTATGACAATGCAGAATGGCTTGGTTAGATTCGTTAACTGGTTTGGATAGAAAGCATCCACTAAAAGGCTATAACAAAAGACAGAAAAAATAAGCAAAACAAAAAAGGCAGCTCAAATTATAAAATAGGAATGGTGCGCTGTTTTAGGAGCACATCATCCAAATTAATCCCTAAGGTCTGATCTATCTAGAAGTATGCCTTCATTTCAGATTCACACAGTTGACAGCAGCTAAAAAGACACAGGATCATGGAAATGAAAATCTTGAAAATCAATTGTTGTTTCAGGAATGAGCTGATCAAAATGACAATGTCTCAGAAGTCAGTAGTTGACAGATGGCATCATTGCAGCAACAAAACTAAAATTGACAACCAAAAACAAACAGACATGAGATGGTGACTCTTTGGCACATATCAGTTAGATGCAGATAACATGTATATGGCCACAAAAATTCAAACGAGAAAAGGCAGCAAACTACGCAACATCATTTCAACAATCGTACCTCACCCCAGGGCTTAACCACACAAAATTCTAGCGGAATTGATACGATTATTCCTAGGTTCAATAATTGACTGGACACTGTTTCTTCGATTGAGCTGATCCAAAACTGTGGCTAACCGCCTAGGCCCACGCAACCAAATCAGAACAGTCGTACTACTAATGCCAAAGATGGCATAGATGAAAGACAAAAACTGAAGGTATCAAATGTATTTATGAATGTGAcgcaagctaattatatcatactTCTCCATGTGCACAAACAAGTTTTTGAGCCAGCGACTGCAAATTGCAGAAAACTTGATGATAATCGAACAATAGTCTGGCTGTTTCTGTCCGGTGGAATCGGAAAAAGGAAGATTCCGGTAGCACTTAATTTTGACATTGCCGGCGTTAACAGAATTGGAAGCCTTTTTATGGATGGGATGGAAGGGATGAGAATCAGAATGCGAATCAGGGGCTGGTTCCGTTAGGCTTACCATCTTCAAGGCAAGTATCCCGTCATATGGCTGGTACGTGGCGAGCCCGCTGATGGTGAGGTCCCTCTCCTCGTCGCCTCCGCCGGGCGTCATCGCCCGCCCCGCGTGCTCCTCCATCCATTCCCTCACCAAATCCAGGGAGAGCTGCACAATCATCAGCACCGACCACGTCAATCTATCTATCTGTGGATACTGATTTCGAGAACGGAGCAGGAATGGTTTGTTCCGGAAGGGAAGAGAAGAGGAAtggggggaggagggaggagaggcgcTTACGTGGTTCTCGGCGAGGCCGAGCTGGATGACGCCGGCGGGGTTGGAGGCGGGGTGGTAGGGGTCGTCGGCGCAGCGGCGGAGGCCGGCGTAGTAGAGGGAGTCCTCGTCCCCGGCGCGGACGACGGCGCCGCGGATGGAGAGCGCCGGGAGCGCGCGCGGGGAGAGCAGGCCCCGCGAGAGGGAGCGGTGGATCGGGGAGAGCGGGCCCGCGGAGGGGggcgcggcggcggaggaggaggaggccgaagtGGGGGAGCCTGGGGGCGGGCGGTTGCGCTTGATGTAGAGCTGGAGGAAGTAGAAGAGGGCGCAGGGGATGAGGGAGCCGAGGACGAGGCCCCCGCGGCCCTGCACCACCCCCTGCAGCGGCACCACGATGCGCATCCCCCCGTCCGCCCTCCGCTCCCGCCGGCCGCCGGCCTCCCTGTCCCCGCCGCGGGGTGATCTCGGGCGCGGCGGCTTCTTGTCGGAGCGGTCGCCCTTCCTGCTCATGGACGGCCCGCGCGGCGCCGGCGGTGGCGCCCCCTCgccgtcgtcctcgtcctcgtcgccCTGCTGCCGCGCATATGCGTGCGGGATTGGGTTGGGCTGGCGCGGGCGGGAGGGATTCTGGGGTTTGGGAGAGGGGCCAgctgggtggggtgggggtgggtggCGGAGGAGAGGGGGCGCCGGGTTTGGCGTCTTGCCGGTTGTGACGAGACGGCGGCGGCGGTAATTCCGTTGGCCACAGCGAGGCCGGGCCAAGGGACAGCTCGTGGGTCTCGGCGGAGGCTCAGATGCGGCCGAACCGCAAAAGTTACGGCGTGCGCCGGACTCCTCCCCCCTCCGcccgttttccaagtgagaacaagGATGGATACAATACAACCTTCCTTTTCCATTTCGTCACAAACAAATCTCCCCCTTTTACATTTCGTCATCTGCGTTCAACCACCAACCATAACAGCATACAGTGACAAGAACAAAGCCCAAGGGTTCTTTTTGTTGTAATCAAAAGTTATTCCGTACTTTCATCGATGGTTATAGATTGCCTTGTATACCCTGTCGAGAGACACGACGCCTCGGACAGGCGTCGGTTCCAGTAAATGATGCGTCCATGCTAGAAGCAACCTTACGACGATCGGGAAAGGGGAGATTTCCCCAAATTGCATTTGTTAATTATTAATCTTAACACTCCTCTTAATCTACGCTTGACCATGTAGAATCATCTCACGATTGTCAGGGTAGCACTATCATCTCAAAAAGGGCTTTccttaaaaaaaatcatgaaaacttgatgagaacCTGAAACATAAACTCACGAAAGATAGCATAATGTGATGTCATTAAACTAGGATATCTCAAGAAGTGACTCCCTCTCATGCCTGCAAATCTCTAAGTCGCCGCATATACCAATTCCGTGAACATATTTCTTAAATGTTCAATTTGGTAGAGACTTAGTAAATAGATCAGCAAGACTATCGCATGATTTCACTTGCAAGATGCTTATTTCCCCGCTTTTTCTGAATATTATGAGGGGAAAACTACTTAGGAGAAAATGCTTAGTGATATTGCTCTTGATATATCATGTTTGCATCTGTGCAACCCAAGCCGCATTATACTCATAGATAATGGTGGGTGATTTTATCGAACCAATTCTACATGACTGTTGTGTGTGATtttatcattctgcgaagccatacacattcacatGATGCTTTAAATAATGAAAATATTTTAGAATGATTTGTAGATGTAGTCGTCAGAGTCTGTTTTGATGACTTCCATGATATAGCAGTaccaccatgtaggaacacaaaGCCGGTCTGTGATCTCGCATTATGGGGATCAGACAAATAGCCGGCATCTGCATACCCAATCATATAAGAGTCCAGATTTTGCTAGAACTTGAAGAATAAgccaagatcctttgtgccttggagatatcaAAGATATTCTTCACTCCAGACCAATGACGTTTGATGAGAGTTATGTtgtgtctagcaagtagattcACTACAAATGCAATATGAGGtcttgtgcaatttgcaagatacataagcGTTCCAACATCACTGAGGTATGGAACTTCAGGTCCCGACatctcttcttcatcatcccTTGGCCTGAATGgatctttctctacgtctagagatcgaaccaccATAGAAGTTTTGCTTTGATTTACCTGCCCACATTTATCAAATCCTGCTCATGATTTACCTTACATTTTGACAAGAAGTTTGATAAGTAAATTAAAATAAAATTGGTTTAGAAGGTAAGTAAATTAACTTGATTGATTGTCATACGGGAAATGTTGGACAAAGGGGTGGTGAAAACAGAAGTGAAACATGAAACTTTACATTTTTTATGTGGTATATAAGATAGAATTTTATAAGCTTTGCACACGGTACTTTCACCCCAAAGGTAATAGGACCATCCTCGTATCGCATTGTTGTCGGGGACAGCGTCAGGGAGTTGCAGTAGTAGGTCCTCATAATTTTCATTCCATAACAGTGTTACGACAATtgatgaagtggtgatttatcatCTTAGCGTAGGACAGATGCATTATAGGTGGAGATCCTAGGTTCTCATCTACTAAAATGTGATGGGGATTTTTGGAAAAGAGGATGGTCCCAACCTCTTCCAACGGCGGTGGAATGTGTTGGTTATGTGAGTCGCACTTCAAACACCTTTGAAGTTGATTCAACTTCTGTGTTTTTGATATTCAATGGTCTCTTTCATCAAAGGAATGAAAGAATGACCGTGTAAACGGTGGCTTTTGAAGGTCGCGGAGTAATCGATTGTCCCTTTTACGAGTTTACATCATTTTCTAGGCTCAGTTTGGATTTCTTAAGTGCTTATTTTATACTTCGTTATAGAAATTAAGCATGAGAAaagataaaaaatatgaaataaATATTAAGACGAGAAAAAGCAGTCTAGACAACAAAATTAGCATAATCCCATGTGATGCAAGGTTCAACCTTTGGTTGCTTTTACCCACACCAAAAAAGTTGCTTTTGACATTACAATGGGATACCAAAGTTATTTTAAACCGCAGACCATAGAATAATTGTTCTACGAACAAACAAAGTACAATAATATTTATAAGAAAATTAAAACTGAAGACATATCACTAGTTCAACCAATTCCAGCTCCTCGGATCATGAGGTCGTGTATAGAATCTTGGAATTTGACGTGCTAGCATCACAGATGAGCGGCAAGCCATCCTTTCGACCTATTCAAATGACCTGCTTTGATTCAGTGTTCCAATCGTCATAAGATTTTCCTTGAGCTTGAATGATCAACACCTTACACTCTGGACTTTATTTCTGCCAAAAAAATCCAGATATGTGGCTATAGTGGAGAGTGCTTTTTAGAGGAGAAATGAGATTTCATTTCGGTGGAAAGAGTAACGTACACATGCTATCTACTTCCTTTATACTTAAATATTTATAGTTAGGAACAGCCCTGGATTTACTAAACATCCTTTATACCATAGCAAAATAGATAGAATAAAAAACATGAGTGTAAGCATTGTTGGCTCATCCTGACCCTATGGGCTGGGTCCGTCATGGTTAGTGAGGACTATAGTTTTtctcaactataattatttagatatAGAAAAAGtacaaaacaattttttcttttaaatataGACTTTGTATAGATATTTTAATATAAACTACATACAAATCAAAATAAACGACTTAACACTTTAAAATGCGTCTACGTACatctcatgttggggaacgtcgcatgggaaacaaaaaatttcctacgcgcacgaagacctatcatggtgatgtccatctacgagaggggatgagtgatctacgtaccctcgtagaccgtacaacagaagcgttagagaacgcggttgatgtagtggaacgtcctcacgtccctcgatccgccccgcgaacaatcccgcgatcagtcccacgatctagtaccgaacggacggcacctccgcgttcagcacacgtacagctcgacgatgatctcggccttcttgatccagcaagagagacggagaggtagaagagttctccggcagcgtgacggcgctccggaggttggtgatgaccttgtatcagcagggctccgcccgagctccgcagaaacgcgatctagaggaagaaccgtggaggtatgtggtcgggctgccgtggaaaagtcgtctcaaatcagccctaaacctccgtatatataggtgggagggaggggggccttgccttggggtccaaggaccctcaaggggtcggccgagccaagggggaggactctcccccccccaaaccgagttggactaggtttggtgggagggagtcctcctcccttcccacctcctccttttttttcctttcctcttgatttttcttctcttggcgcatagaccacttgtgggctgtcccaccagcccactaagggctggtgtgtctcccccaaggcctatgggcttccccggggtgggttgcccccccccccccccggtgaactcccggaacccattcgtcattcctggtacattcccggtaactccgaaaaccttccggtaatcaaatgaggtcatcctatatatcaatcttcgtttccggaccattccggaaatcctcgtgacgtccgtgatctcatccgggactccgaacaacattcggtaaccaaccatataactcaaatacacataaaacaacgtcgaaccttaagtgtgcagaccctgcgggttcgagaactatgtagacatgacccgagagactcctcggtcaatatccaatagcgggacctggatgtccatattggatcctacatattctacgaagatcttatcgtttgaacctcagtgccaaggattcgtataatcccgtatgtcattccctttgtccttcggtatgttacttgcccgagattcgatcgtcagtatccgcatacctatttcaatct harbors:
- the LOC123413564 gene encoding probable aminotransferase ACS12, encoding MSRKGDRSDKKPPRPRSPRGGDREAGGRRERRADGGMRIVVPLQGVVQGRGGLVLGSLIPCALFYFLQLYIKRNRPPPGSPTSASSSSAAAPPSAGPLSPIHRSLSRGLLSPRALPALSIRGAVVRAGDEDSLYYAGLRRCADDPYHPASNPAGVIQLGLAENHLSLDLVREWMEEHAGRAMTPGGGDEERDLTISGLATYQPYDGILALKMALAGFMRQIMQESVSFDPSQMVITSGATPAMEILSFCIADPGNAFLVPSPYYPGWDRDIKWRTGIELIPVPCRSTDNFNISITALEIAYNQAKKRGVRVRGVLISNPSNPTGSFVPKQTLSDLLDFATEKNIHLISDEVFAGSTFGSGEFVSVAEVVNELEDFDRGRVHIIYGLSKDLSLAGFRVGVIYSYNESIVEAAAKIARFSSVSTPTQRLLVAMLSDQKFISNYLKVNRERLRKAYNLLVDALKQVGVECFKSSGGFYCWADMSKFIRSYSEKGERRLWDRLLEEAKVNVTPGSSCHCIEPGWFRCCFTTLREQDIPVVVERLRRVTDGHKSNR